A single region of the Chelonia mydas isolate rCheMyd1 chromosome 4, rCheMyd1.pri.v2, whole genome shotgun sequence genome encodes:
- the LONRF1 gene encoding LON peptidase N-terminal domain and RING finger protein 1 has translation MASSSVGVSSEGSPEPGGSGWPRGEPEGEQERLLQRGELLALGNHLKEALETYSAALRLGPPAGPRRLETLVDCLVLNYRLRQGLDWSRDQGAREEGGGAVAGPLTCCGCRGFLGEPVTARCGHSYCRRCLRGELRSRCRLCRDLLLPLAGGGPAAQLRTSVILSQLAEKWFPAECERARTGNRLGELLSQGRFRESLSAASQALRADPSDLMLRVYRAESYAGLQEFKTAIEELNFIISKMSNWPEIYFRKAKVLHDAGFVGDALQLFLQCLSLDEDFVPAKLEVEKTLYDLLSPENVRESLKESTWTSPHIRNKPFTLGSEMEESGCNLQLCSEQNLDVSEITVESLRRSLNRVQSAHALNSTEKLAKGDGLKRVSSEPLLSGQEKSALLKRKLSLSEQDAIMCEDGRSKHKKQGETTKRDTAFSLVCGTVPQHLIDVADFECSLCMRLFFEPVTTPCGHTFCKNCLERCLDHAPQCPLCKESLKEYLAIRKYSVTVLLEELVVKYLADELSERKRIHDEETAELSDLTKNVPVFVCTMAYPTVPCPLHVFEPRYRLMIRRSMETGTKQFGMCVSDPQNNFADYGCMLQIRNIHFLPDGRSVVDTVGGKRFRVLQRGMKDGYCTADIEYLEDIKVADEEELKKLRELHDIVYNQACGWFQSLRNKFRSQILQHFGPMPEREENLQAIPNGPAWCWWLLAVLPVDPRYQISVLSMMSLKERLIKIQHILTYFSRDQSK, from the exons ATGGCGTCGTCGTCGGTGGGTGTGAGCTCGGAGGGGTCCCCGGAGCCAGGGGGCAGCGGCTGGCCCCGAGGGGAGCCCGAAGGGGAGCAGGAGCGGCTGCTGCAGCGCGGggagctgctggccctggggaACCACCTGAAGGAAGCGCTGGAGACTTACTCGGCGGCACTGCGCCTCGGGCCGCCTGCGGGACCCCGCCGTCTCGAGACCCTTGTGGACTGTCTGGTGCTGAACTACCGCCTCCGACAGGGGCTGGACTGGAGCCGGGACCAGGGGGCCCGGGAGGAGGGAGGCGGCGCGGTCGCAGGGCCCCTGACCTGCTGCGGCTGCCGGGGCTTCTTGGGCGAGCCGGTGACCGCTCGGTGCGGGCACAGTTACTGCCGCCGCTGCCTCCGGGGGGAGCTGCGCTCCCGCTGCCGCCTGTGCCGGGACCTGCTGCTGCCGCTGGCCGGGGGCGGCCCCGCCGCCCAGCTCCGGACCAGCGTCATCCTCAGCCAGTTGGCGGAGAAGTGGTTCCCAGCCGAGTGTGAGAGGGCGAGGACCGGCAACCGGCTGGGGGAGCTACTGAGCCAGGGGCGCTTCCGAGAGAGCCTGAGCGCCGCCAGCCAGGCCTTGCGAGCAG ATCCCAGTGACTTGATGTTAAGAGTTTACCGAGCTGAATCATATGCTGGCCTCCAAGAGTTTAAAACAGCCATAGAAGAACTAAATTTTATCATCTCTAAAATGTCAAATTGGCCAGAG ATTTACTTCAGGAAAGCAAAGGTGCTGCATGATGCTGGGTTTGTAGGTGATGCCTTACAACTGTTCCTACAGTGCTTATCCCTTGATGAGGATTTTGTTCCAGCAAAGCTAGAAGTGGAAAAG ACATTGTATGATTTGCTGTCACCAGAAAATGTGAGAGAGAGTCTGAAGGAATCTACTTGGACTTCACCTCATATTCGAAATAAGCCTTTTACACTTGGTTCTGAAATGGAGGAGTCTGGCTGTAATCTACAGCTTTGTTCAGAGCAG AATTTAGACGTGTCCGAGATAACAGTGGAGTCTTTAAGACGAAGCCTAAATCGTGTACAATCTGCCCATGCTCTTAACTCCACAGAAAAGCTTGCTAAAGGAGATGGATTAAAAAGGGTTTCTTCTGAACCTTTGCTTTCTGGCCAGGAAAAAAGTGCTCTCTTAAAAAGGAAGCTTTCCCTTTCAGAACAGGATGCAATCATGTGTGAAGATGGAAGAAGCAAACATAAAAAACAAGGAG AAACTACAAAAAGGGATACTGCATTTTCACTGGTTTGTGGAACAGTTCCACAGCACTTAATCGATGTGGCAGATTTTGAGTGCTCTCTGTGTATGAG gttATTTTTTGAGCCAGTGACAACCCCTTGTGGACATACCTTCTGCAAGAATTGTTTAGAACGCTGTTTAGACCATGCCCCGCAGTGTCCCCTATGTAAAGAGAGTTTAAAAGAG taTTTGGCAATTAGGAAATACAGTGTCACAGTACTACTGGAAGAATTAGTGGTGAAATATCTGGCTGATGAATTATCTGAGAGAAAAAGAATTCATGATGAAGAAACTGCTGAACTCTCGGA CTTGACCAAGAATGTTCCAGTATTTGTTTGCACTATGGCATACCCCACTGTGCCTTGCCCTCTTCATGTGTTTGAGCCAAGATACCGACTGATGATTCGCAGAAGTATGGAAACCGGGACTAAACAATTTGGGATGTGTGTCAGTGACCCTCAAAACAA TTTTGCAGATTATGGTTGTATGCTGCAAATTAGGAATATTCATTTCCTACCTGATGGGAGGTCTGTTGTTGACACAGTTGGTGGAAAGAGATTTAGAGTTTTACAAAGAGGGATGAAAGATGGCTATTGTACTGCAGACATCGAATATTTGGAAGATATTAAG GTTGCAGATGAAGAAGAGCTGAAGAAACTGAGAGAGCTTCATGACATAGTATACAATCAGGCTTGTGGCTGGTTCCAAAGCTTGAGGAACAAATTTCGCAGCCAGATCCTTCAGCACTTTGGGCCAAtgccagagagagaggaaaacctACAG GCAATACCTAATGGACCAGCTTGGTGTTGGTGGCTTCTAGCTGTCCTCCCTGTAGATCCCAGGTATCAGATCTCAGTTCTCTCAATGATGTCTTTGAAAGAACGTCTAATCAAAATCCAACATATACTCACATATTTTTCTAGAGACCAGTCCAAGTGA